The Thioalkalivibrio thiocyanodenitrificans ARhD 1 genome window below encodes:
- a CDS encoding universal stress protein → MLKLLIPMDGSQSALRAVQHAINLAKADISLSVTLLNVYAEQVPYGAISAHVPHERLQEIEREYTDPALAEAEKLLQEAGIGYERELRVADDVAPMIAQRAEETGCDAIVMGTHGGGVLSHILMGSTTLKVLHLVKRPVTVVR, encoded by the coding sequence ATGCTGAAGTTACTCATTCCAATGGACGGCTCCCAGAGCGCCCTTCGTGCGGTGCAACATGCAATCAATCTCGCGAAGGCGGACATCTCCCTGTCGGTGACCCTCCTGAATGTGTACGCGGAACAGGTCCCGTACGGCGCCATCAGCGCCCATGTGCCGCATGAACGACTGCAGGAGATCGAACGGGAGTACACAGACCCCGCTCTGGCCGAGGCGGAGAAGCTGCTGCAAGAGGCAGGCATCGGCTATGAACGTGAACTGCGTGTGGCCGACGACGTGGCCCCCATGATTGCACAGCGCGCGGAAGAGACCGGATGTGACGCCATCGTGATGGGCACACACGGCGGGGGTGTACTCTCGCACATTCTGATGGGGTCCACCACGCTGAAGGTCCTTCACCTGGTGAAACGGCCCGTGACGGTTGTCAGGTAG